A genome region from Deinococcus ruber includes the following:
- a CDS encoding class I SAM-dependent methyltransferase → MPEPRLEAAIHLIRAEVHADIGSDHAELPIALLTSGRAGRVVVVEKTPPPLAVARQAIGRAGLLARAELRLGDGFAPIAPGEVHSASITGMGQRTILGILDRAAERLPAALILQPNDGAELLRQWARMQGWWLTAETLTPGFWRYPVLRLDRRAGPDPAYDGLPVRVAERFGPHLLHAAHPLLLAEMAAQQARLEPLERFGRPEVLTELHTLREALAWLTG, encoded by the coding sequence ATGCCCGAACCCCGTCTGGAAGCGGCGATTCACCTGATCCGCGCCGAAGTGCATGCCGACATCGGTTCCGATCACGCAGAGCTGCCAATCGCGCTGCTGACATCGGGGCGGGCGGGACGGGTCGTGGTGGTCGAGAAGACGCCGCCCCCGCTGGCTGTGGCGCGGCAGGCCATCGGGCGGGCGGGCCTGCTGGCGCGGGCAGAGCTGCGGCTGGGCGACGGATTTGCGCCCATCGCGCCCGGTGAGGTGCACAGTGCCAGCATCACCGGCATGGGCCAGCGCACCATACTGGGCATTCTGGACCGCGCCGCCGAGCGCCTGCCCGCTGCCCTGATCCTTCAGCCCAACGACGGAGCCGAGTTGCTGCGCCAGTGGGCCAGAATGCAGGGCTGGTGGCTGACCGCCGAGACACTGACGCCGGGTTTCTGGCGCTATCCGGTACTGCGTCTCGACAGACGCGCTGGCCCCGATCCTGCCTACGACGGTCTTCCGGTGCGGGTTGCCGAGCGCTTCGGCCCGCACCTGCTGCACGCGGCCCATCCGCTGCTGCTGGCCGAAATGGCGGCACAGCAGGCCAGACTGGAACCGCTGGAGCGCTTCGGACGTCCCGAGGTGCTGACCGAGCTGCATACGCTCAGGGAAGCGCTGGCGTGGCTGACAGGGTAG
- a CDS encoding alpha-ketoacid dehydrogenase subunit beta has translation MTATQEPGVRQQPSSSAATGVTMTLIQAVTEAIRGELASDERVVVFGEDVGARGGVFLATAGLQAEFGSKRVFDTPLSEAAIVGAAVGMAVRGLRPIAEIQFADYIGPGFDQLASQAAKLRYRSGGQFTCPLVIRTPSGGGVKGGHHHSQSPEAYYCHTPGLKVVMPSTPYDAAGLLRAASRGDDPVMFFEPKRLYRAAKGEVPTEDYVVELGKAAIRQEGSDISLIGYGGVMPDVLKAAEALAGEGVSAEVIDLRSLVPWDRDTVLTSVAKTGRAVLVSESPRIGNFMGEVASVVQEEVFDSLLAPVIQVAGFDTPYPYVQDRIYLPGPTRIVRAAVKALTY, from the coding sequence GTGACGGCCACCCAGGAACCGGGCGTGCGGCAGCAGCCGTCCAGCAGCGCCGCCACAGGCGTGACCATGACGCTGATTCAGGCCGTCACCGAGGCCATTCGCGGAGAACTCGCCAGCGACGAACGGGTGGTGGTTTTCGGGGAAGACGTGGGCGCACGCGGCGGCGTCTTTCTGGCGACGGCAGGTCTTCAGGCCGAATTCGGCAGCAAACGGGTCTTTGATACGCCGCTGTCGGAAGCTGCCATCGTGGGCGCGGCGGTGGGAATGGCGGTGCGTGGCCTGCGCCCCATCGCAGAAATCCAGTTCGCGGATTATATCGGGCCGGGTTTCGATCAGCTCGCCAGTCAGGCCGCCAAGCTGCGGTACCGCTCCGGGGGTCAGTTCACCTGTCCGCTGGTCATTCGCACGCCTTCGGGCGGCGGGGTGAAGGGCGGCCATCACCACAGCCAGAGTCCGGAGGCGTACTACTGCCACACCCCCGGTCTGAAGGTGGTGATGCCGAGCACGCCCTACGACGCGGCGGGACTGCTGCGGGCCGCTTCACGAGGCGACGACCCGGTGATGTTCTTCGAACCGAAGCGCCTGTACCGGGCTGCCAAAGGCGAAGTTCCCACCGAAGATTACGTGGTGGAACTGGGCAAGGCAGCCATCCGGCAGGAAGGAAGCGACATCTCGCTGATCGGCTACGGCGGCGTGATGCCCGATGTGCTGAAAGCTGCCGAAGCGCTGGCAGGCGAGGGCGTGAGCGCCGAAGTGATCGACCTCCGCAGTCTGGTGCCCTGGGACCGCGACACGGTGCTGACCTCGGTGGCCAAAACCGGACGCGCCGTACTGGTCAGCGAGTCTCCGCGCATCGGCAATTTCATGGGCGAGGTGGCTTCGGTGGTTCAGGAGGAGGTGTTCGACAGCCTGCTGGCCCCGGTGATTCAGGTCGCGGGTTTCGACACGCCGTATCCGTATGTGCAGGACCGCATCTATCTGCCGGGGCCGACGCGCATCGTCCGGGCGGCAGTCAAGGCACTCACGTACTGA
- a CDS encoding response regulator, whose protein sequence is MPYTPIEILLVEDSEPDILLTQEAFEDARIANNLHVTRDGVEALSFLRRQAPFENAARPDVILLDINMPRKSGLEVLNEVKADPDLRHIPVVILTTSQADEDILKSYQGHASSYIVKPVGFDNFYQAIKAFETYWLSFVRFPPRN, encoded by the coding sequence ATGCCCTATACACCCATCGAAATTCTGCTGGTCGAGGACAGCGAACCGGACATCCTACTGACCCAGGAAGCCTTTGAAGACGCCCGAATCGCCAACAATCTTCACGTGACCAGAGACGGAGTGGAAGCCCTGTCATTTCTGCGTCGTCAAGCCCCTTTCGAGAACGCGGCCCGTCCTGACGTGATTCTGCTCGATATCAACATGCCGCGCAAAAGTGGTCTGGAGGTGCTGAACGAGGTCAAGGCCGACCCCGATCTGCGCCACATTCCGGTGGTGATTCTGACCACCTCTCAGGCCGACGAAGACATTCTGAAGTCGTATCAGGGGCACGCCAGCAGCTACATCGTCAAACCGGTGGGCTTCGACAACTTCTATCAGGCAATCAAGGCCTTTGAAACCTACTGGCTGAGCTTCGTGCGCTTTCCGCCACGCAACTGA
- a CDS encoding response regulator transcription factor, whose amino-acid sequence MTKQRILVVEDDLDIANVLRMDLEDAGFEVHHADAAMTGLIKAREEHPELILLDLGLPDFDGGDVVQRLRKNSSVPIIVLTARDTVEEKVRLLGLGADDYIIKPFHPEELLARVKVQLRQRGSEALILGDLELDPQKRLARYKEDELRLSPKEFEILALLMRQPGRVYSRQEIGQEIWQGRLPEGSNVVDVHMANLRAKLRDMEGYGLLRTVRGVGYALRS is encoded by the coding sequence GTGACCAAGCAACGCATTCTTGTGGTGGAAGACGACCTCGATATCGCCAACGTGCTCCGGATGGACCTGGAGGACGCCGGTTTCGAGGTTCACCACGCCGACGCCGCCATGACTGGCCTGATCAAAGCCCGCGAGGAACACCCCGAACTGATCTTGCTCGACCTGGGCCTGCCCGATTTCGACGGCGGAGACGTGGTGCAGCGGCTGCGTAAAAACAGCAGCGTGCCGATCATCGTCCTGACCGCCCGCGACACCGTCGAGGAAAAAGTTCGCCTGCTGGGGCTGGGAGCCGACGACTACATCATCAAGCCGTTTCACCCCGAGGAACTGCTGGCCCGCGTGAAGGTGCAGTTGCGGCAGCGGGGCAGCGAAGCCCTGATTCTGGGCGACCTGGAACTCGATCCCCAGAAGCGGCTGGCGCGGTACAAGGAAGACGAACTGCGCCTGTCCCCCAAAGAATTTGAGATTCTGGCCCTGCTGATGCGCCAGCCGGGCCGGGTGTATTCGCGCCAGGAGATCGGACAGGAGATCTGGCAGGGTCGTCTGCCGGAAGGCAGCAACGTGGTCGACGTTCACATGGCGAATCTGCGTGCCAAGCTGCGCGATATGGAAGGTTACGGCCTGCTGCGAACCGTGCGCGGCGTGGGCTACGCCCTGCGGAGCTGA
- a CDS encoding ribonuclease J encodes MTKQDSSQQEGKPDVSQGHLEVIPLGGMGEIGKNMFAYRYGDEIMVVDGGLAFPDSLQPGVDLIVPRIDYLLQNAGLIKGWILTHGHEDHIGGLPYILPRLPRVPVYGARLTLGLVREKLSEYGVKEADIDLRETAVNATVRIGKHFVVEFFRMTHSIPDNLGYILHTPVGQVIHTGDFKLDAHPTDGQPSDLHRIEAAGDSGVLLLISDSTNAERPGTTTSEAEVAQNLEALIASCRGRVFVSTFASQVHRLQNIVRIAERQGRRVIMEGRSMLKYAQIASELGYMEFQNPLITTDEIGDLQDSQILYLCTGSQGQPMSVLSRLALGMHAKIALKRGDSVVLSSNPIPGNEEAVNTIVNKLYEIGVDVFYPPAYKIHASGHGSQEELLTVLRLARPKFFLPWHGEPRHQINHARIAQTIPQPPRRTLVAKNGDVVRLTPDEFKVTGTVPAGAMYVDGLGVGDVGDDIMLERIGMSQEGVMVVTALLHPTPHVDIVSRGFVKPNRELDAQVRKVALDSLEAGLREKKRTEDLRDDMYGAVRRFVRKATGRNPVLIPLLVD; translated from the coding sequence ATGACCAAGCAGGACAGTTCTCAGCAGGAAGGCAAGCCGGACGTGTCGCAGGGGCACCTGGAAGTGATTCCGCTCGGCGGCATGGGCGAGATTGGCAAAAACATGTTCGCATACCGCTACGGCGACGAGATCATGGTGGTCGACGGCGGGCTGGCGTTTCCTGATTCGCTTCAGCCGGGCGTCGATCTGATCGTTCCCCGAATCGATTATCTGCTTCAGAATGCCGGACTCATCAAGGGCTGGATTCTGACGCACGGCCACGAAGACCACATCGGCGGACTGCCGTATATCCTGCCCAGGCTGCCGCGCGTGCCGGTGTACGGCGCACGCCTGACGCTGGGGCTGGTGCGCGAGAAGCTCAGCGAATACGGCGTCAAGGAAGCCGATATCGATCTGCGCGAAACGGCGGTGAACGCCACCGTGCGAATCGGCAAGCATTTCGTGGTCGAGTTTTTCCGCATGACCCACAGCATTCCCGACAATCTGGGCTACATCCTGCATACGCCGGTCGGACAGGTCATTCATACCGGCGATTTCAAGCTCGATGCCCACCCCACCGACGGGCAGCCCAGCGATCTGCACCGCATCGAGGCGGCGGGCGACAGCGGCGTGCTGCTGCTGATTTCCGACAGCACCAATGCCGAGCGCCCCGGCACCACCACCAGCGAAGCGGAGGTGGCGCAGAACCTGGAAGCGCTGATCGCCAGTTGCCGGGGGCGGGTCTTCGTGTCCACCTTCGCGTCGCAGGTCCACCGCCTTCAGAACATCGTGCGGATTGCCGAGCGGCAGGGTCGCCGGGTCATCATGGAAGGGCGCAGCATGCTGAAATACGCCCAGATCGCTTCCGAACTCGGATACATGGAATTTCAGAACCCGCTGATCACCACCGACGAGATCGGTGATCTTCAGGACTCGCAGATTCTGTACCTGTGCACCGGCAGCCAGGGCCAGCCGATGAGCGTGCTGTCGCGTCTGGCGCTGGGCATGCATGCCAAGATCGCTCTGAAACGCGGCGACAGCGTGGTGCTGAGCAGCAACCCGATTCCCGGCAACGAGGAAGCGGTCAACACCATCGTGAACAAGTTGTACGAGATCGGCGTGGACGTGTTCTATCCGCCCGCCTACAAGATTCACGCGTCGGGGCACGGCTCGCAGGAAGAGCTGCTGACGGTGCTGCGCCTCGCCCGGCCCAAATTCTTTCTGCCCTGGCACGGCGAACCGCGCCACCAGATCAACCACGCCCGCATCGCCCAGACGATTCCGCAGCCGCCGCGCCGCACGCTGGTTGCCAAGAACGGCGACGTTGTGCGCCTGACGCCCGACGAATTCAAGGTCACGGGTACTGTGCCCGCCGGGGCGATGTACGTCGATGGCCTGGGAGTAGGTGACGTGGGCGACGACATCATGCTGGAGCGCATCGGCATGAGTCAGGAGGGCGTGATGGTGGTGACGGCGCTGCTGCACCCCACCCCTCACGTCGATATCGTGTCGCGCGGCTTCGTGAAGCCCAACCGCGAACTCGACGCCCAGGTTCGCAAGGTGGCACTCGACAGCCTGGAAGCTGGCCTGCGCGAGAAAAAGCGTACCGAGGACCTGCGCGACGACATGTACGGCGCGGTCAGAAGGTTTGTCCGCAAGGCCACCGGGCGCAATCCTGTCCTGATTCCGTTGCTGGTGGACTGA
- a CDS encoding thiamine pyrophosphate-dependent dehydrogenase E1 component subunit alpha: MLEAFPAEPYRLLAEDGTLMAGASVTQSPAQLRELWQDMTVVREFDRKLITLLRQGRTTFYAQASGMEATQIGIARGIRAGHDWIWGYYRDHGIALGIGVPIEELVAQMLGANTDPNRGRQMPHHPGSRSRRFVSSSSSIANQVPPAAGMAMAQRYLGTDEVTICTFGDGATSEGDWHAGVNMAAVNDAPCLFICENNQWAISTAVHHQTRSESIHIKARAYGIPGYYVDGNDVLAVQQAVSTLTDQMRAGGGPVLLECLTYRVGSHSNADADAEKTYRSRDEVKSWTGRDPIVRLERFMASQGLEIGAEERAAEVTRIHSLIDSAVQKAEESGQPDWRIMFEDVYGDLPVHLRWQYDHLRAEQLAGQEGTR; the protein is encoded by the coding sequence ATGCTCGAAGCTTTTCCTGCCGAACCCTACCGCCTGCTGGCGGAAGACGGCACGCTCATGGCGGGGGCCAGCGTCACCCAGTCACCTGCCCAACTGCGCGAACTGTGGCAGGACATGACAGTCGTGCGCGAGTTCGACCGCAAACTCATCACGCTGCTGCGGCAGGGGCGCACCACCTTCTACGCCCAGGCCAGCGGCATGGAAGCCACCCAGATCGGCATCGCACGCGGTATCCGGGCGGGCCACGACTGGATCTGGGGCTATTACCGCGATCACGGCATCGCGCTGGGCATCGGCGTTCCGATTGAGGAACTGGTGGCTCAGATGCTGGGTGCCAATACCGACCCTAACCGGGGCCGCCAGATGCCGCACCATCCCGGCTCGCGCAGCCGCAGATTCGTCAGCAGCAGTTCCAGCATCGCCAATCAGGTGCCGCCCGCAGCGGGCATGGCGATGGCGCAGCGATATCTCGGCACCGACGAGGTGACCATCTGTACTTTTGGCGACGGGGCCACCAGCGAGGGCGACTGGCATGCGGGCGTCAACATGGCAGCCGTCAACGACGCGCCTTGCCTGTTTATCTGCGAGAACAACCAGTGGGCCATCAGCACGGCGGTGCATCATCAGACGCGCAGCGAGAGCATTCATATCAAGGCGCGTGCCTACGGCATTCCCGGCTACTACGTGGACGGAAACGACGTGCTGGCGGTGCAGCAGGCCGTCTCGACCCTGACCGACCAGATGCGGGCGGGCGGCGGTCCGGTGCTGCTGGAATGCCTGACCTACCGGGTCGGGTCACACAGCAATGCCGACGCCGACGCCGAAAAGACCTACCGCAGCCGCGACGAAGTCAAAAGTTGGACGGGCCGCGATCCGATTGTGCGGCTGGAACGCTTTATGGCAAGTCAGGGGCTGGAGATCGGAGCCGAGGAACGCGCCGCCGAAGTCACGCGCATCCACAGCCTGATCGACTCGGCGGTTCAGAAGGCCGAGGAGAGCGGGCAACCCGACTGGCGCATCATGTTCGAGGACGTGTACGGCGACCTTCCGGTTCATCTGCGCTGGCAATACGACCACCTGCGGGCCGAACAGCTCGCGGGGCAGGAGGGAACGAGGTGA
- a CDS encoding dihydrolipoamide acetyltransferase family protein yields the protein MSRQIVLPELAESVVEGEILKWLVQEGETVALEQPICEVMTDKVTVELPSPYAGTLEKHLVAEGGVVAVHAPIALISDAVTAAVSTAPAVPGPSVQQGRGEGAAAVATLPAPPIPAQEEQDTSLFKAFVSDETVQVSGLRGAAHSRADQEEQKAGQTEGGTLRRVLAVPAARQLARELGVDLTQVSGSGTNGRIKPLDIHQHVQKTAQSAGSGQSGVRPAPGGLGVPPVTYRTPKGYEHLERRVPLRGMRRAISTQMQASHLYTVRTLTVDEANLTRLVELRSRLNAELAGEGQKLSYLPFIFKAVVAALKKYPSLNTSLDESSGEIVQKDYYHLGMAVTTDVGLTVPVIRDADRRTLLELGQQVNLLADRARLNKLTPDELTGSSFSITNIGSVGALFSFPIINVPDAAILGVHSIVRRPIVTPDGQIVAADMMYLSLSFDHRLVDGAEAARFCKEIIRLLENPERLMVSI from the coding sequence ATGTCAAGGCAAATCGTGCTGCCCGAACTCGCTGAGAGCGTGGTCGAGGGCGAAATTCTGAAATGGCTGGTGCAGGAGGGCGAAACCGTCGCGCTGGAGCAACCGATCTGCGAGGTGATGACCGACAAGGTCACGGTGGAATTGCCCAGCCCCTACGCAGGCACGCTCGAAAAACATCTGGTGGCAGAGGGCGGGGTGGTCGCCGTTCACGCGCCCATCGCCCTGATCTCCGACGCCGTGACCGCAGCCGTCAGCACCGCGCCTGCCGTGCCTGGGCCGAGTGTGCAGCAGGGGAGGGGAGAGGGCGCAGCAGCCGTCGCGACCCTGCCAGCGCCGCCCATACCGGCGCAGGAGGAGCAGGATACCAGCCTGTTCAAAGCGTTTGTCAGCGATGAAACCGTGCAGGTGTCGGGTCTGAGAGGAGCCGCGCACAGCCGGGCCGATCAGGAAGAGCAGAAGGCCGGGCAGACAGAAGGCGGCACGCTGCGGCGGGTACTGGCGGTTCCGGCGGCGCGGCAACTCGCACGGGAACTGGGCGTCGATCTGACGCAGGTGAGCGGCAGCGGTACCAACGGACGCATCAAGCCGCTCGACATTCATCAGCACGTGCAGAAAACCGCGCAGAGTGCCGGAAGTGGGCAGAGCGGTGTGCGACCTGCGCCGGGCGGGCTGGGCGTTCCCCCCGTCACGTACCGCACACCCAAAGGCTACGAACATCTGGAACGCCGCGTTCCCCTGCGCGGCATGCGGCGGGCCATCAGCACCCAGATGCAGGCCAGCCACCTGTACACCGTGCGGACCCTGACGGTAGACGAAGCCAACCTGACGCGGCTGGTGGAACTGCGGAGCCGCCTGAATGCCGAACTGGCGGGCGAGGGCCAGAAGCTCAGTTACCTGCCGTTCATCTTCAAGGCGGTTGTGGCGGCCCTGAAGAAGTATCCCAGCCTGAACACCTCGCTTGACGAAAGCAGCGGCGAGATCGTGCAGAAGGACTATTACCACCTGGGCATGGCCGTGACCACCGATGTGGGTCTGACGGTGCCGGTCATCCGCGACGCCGACCGCCGCACGCTGCTGGAACTGGGGCAACAGGTCAATCTGCTGGCCGACCGCGCCCGCCTGAACAAGCTCACCCCCGATGAACTGACCGGCAGCAGCTTCAGCATTACCAATATCGGCAGCGTGGGCGCACTCTTCAGCTTCCCGATCATCAATGTCCCCGACGCCGCTATTCTGGGCGTTCACAGCATCGTCAGGCGGCCCATCGTGACGCCAGACGGTCAGATCGTCGCCGCCGATATGATGTATCTGTCGCTCAGCTTCGATCATCGGCTGGTAGACGGAGCCGAGGCTGCCCGCTTCTGCAAGGAAATTATCCGGCTGCTGGAGAACCCGGAACGCCTGATGGTTTCGATCTGA